CGAAACCAGAAACTTTCGTGTCAAATAACCAGTATGATCACAATACAAGGTAGCAGTGTGTTCATGTAGGAACCCATCACGTGTTTATTTATAATGTGCATCAATAATTCCAATAATTCCAATCAAAATCTCAAATCAAATCTTTACAATCAAATATAAATTATTACAGTTATAAGTTATCACCAACATGAATGCTTAAGCAGTGCTGTACAAAACCTTTACCTTTTACACCTGCCTTATCTTGCCTGCCAGGATATCTTCCCATAATTTATATGACCGAAACAATGACAAGCCAATATCAGGAATTTGATGGAAAGCTTTTTATGCGAGACCAGAGAGTCTCTCACTGAGCTCCCACAGCTTCTTTGCAGCAGCGTCATCCTTGGCTCTAGCATAGACGTCTCTTACAGTGCAGTTAGAGAAGTAACGTCCAGTGAAAGGTTCGATCCCCTCCTCGAGAGCACAGTGCAGGGTGGTCTGGGATCCCTGAACGGTGTCTTTGAAGAAAAATACAACCATGGGCTTTATGAGCATTTGCATTACTGAGCCGGTGTTCCTCGCCAGCTCAGTTTTGATAGCTCCTGCAAAAGCATAAAATAgtgtagttttagttttagtgtATACAtactaaaataaacacacactttatgGTCCTGTTGgtgtacatacaaaatacattataattacataaaaattaattattacaaatattgtctttCCCTCCACCCAAAAAGGGTCTTCGGCCATGCTAGCAGCCTAACATCAAgggatcatcaaagtcattaggatGCATCCTCTGGGGACCTGGATGTCTGGTCcagatttcatggcaatccttGATGGACTGACCAACCTACATTGCTATCCCTAGAGCacgggtcagcaacctttactatcaaaagagccattttaggcaaaacaaataaaataatttgtctggagccgcaaaacatttgagcattcaAATGTAGGTAACatagtttatagtctaagtatatagtatataagtctaatgcagtgagggccaaagtgcaaatgtactacggagtattagggccacattgagggaaaaaacatctgagatttccagaataaagtcgtaatattatgagagaaaagtcgtaatattacgagaataaagtcataactttacaagaaaaaaagtcctaaaattacgagaatgaagtcataactcttcgaaaaaagttgtaatattatgagaataaagtcataactttacaagaaaaaaattaaatattatgaatttattctaataatactacgactttttttctcataaacttctgactttattctcgtaatattacgactttattcccgaaatctcagattatttttttttcctcaatgtggccctaatactccgtcgtacctccgtaccatagacctacaacaatgataaataaaaaagaaaatgtaatgtattcatttccacaaatttttttaaaaatccacagggagccactggagaggggctaaagagccgcatgtggctccggagccgcaggttgcagacccctgcccTGGAGCCTCGACACTCGTTGTATTGAACTGTATTAATCTTCTTCAAACACCCCCATCGTGCCCCATTTTATGAACCAGTGTAGTACAATtccttgttttaaaatgttatttcccATCTTATTTGCATTAGTTGAATGGTGACATAATCTGACCACTGACCTGGATGGAGGCAGTAGCAGGTGACCTTGGTTCCCTGCAGTCTCTTGCCCAGCTCATGGGTGAAGACGACGTTGCACAACTTGCTGTTGGAGTAGACCTGGAAAACCTCCATGGATGAGGTTCCCAGTCCCAGAGCTTTGTGGGTGTTCAGGCAGTCAAAATCAATTTTTCCCCAGTTATGTGCCATAGACGACACGGTGACCACCCTGCTGGGCTCACACTCCTTCAGCCGATCCAGCAGCAGGTTGGTTAACAGGAAGTGACCAATGTGGTTGACGCCAAACATCATCCCGAGTCCATCCTCTGTTCGACCCTGTAGGTAAACACCTGTAACAAAAAACATGGAGAGAGCTTAATCCTGTTTCCAGACATGGCAACATCAAAACAAGCAAGGCTTTAAACTATCTAATATCTGTGGAAGAGTATAATGATTCCTTGACTGTCTGGAGTCACAAGAACAGTCAACATGATCGTGATTTCAGAGAACTCGCATGTCTTCTATATCTTGCATTACGTACTTGCTGAGTTGACTATGACCCATTTCTGTCCAGAAGGGTAGACAAGCATACATTGCCTATCCTCCAGCAGACATGAAAAAACTAATATCCCGTCTCTGCACAGAAAATTGATTCAACACAGTCCCCAAATTATCAAATTACAGCAGCTATTACCTGTAAACTCAGTTAAAGGACCATttcagtttattacaacttggtcATATTTTTTGAATTTCCGTCAGTGAAGGTTCCCATTACACACGCTACAGTAATTCCTAAGATCCAGGAACATGTACACATTGCTATACAAAGTTTGATAGGTCAAGAAGATCAGACATGTTGTAAAGAAGCCATTACTTTAGCCAAATGATCCGAACCACTTTATATcaaactaaaactgaaaataatacacCCAAAATGTCAGGAATAAACCCTCACTGCACAGGAAATCTGTATGCAATATAAATAATGGCtagaaaaataaaagctgtaacAAAAAGGTGCAATAGATtatatattaattcatattaatatagcaaacatctaactataaagcaaggaatctctgtatgtctgtctgtctgtatgtgggtgtgtccttcgcatatctcgagaaccgttcatccaataTACTTCACATTCGGGGGGTGCATTGCTGGGGACCCAGGGACATGCAGTGTCaaagttggtgcaatttggacacgctacacgttcaatattaataaactttgaacaAACAAGTGATagggctctgtgcagcagcgggaGTGGGGCTTCAAGGCTATGCGGACTGAGTCGAGCATGTTGTCTGCAGCTGGCCTTTACAGGTCGCAGCTCATTGACTacagttcacttttgctgctggatatactaacgttacaactaaactcttcttcacttctctGGAGTCAACAAGCGCTCCGCGCTCCctgacaacgctgcaagcatcACTTCCGGGGACCAAACCATTGGCCCGTTCCAAATGGGTAATCTAATGTTAGTTCAAGCTGCTAAACTGCAGATTCAGTTGGGGATAATTCGATTATTTTAACATTAGCATCATCATATATGACTCAGCAGCTGTGATAAAATCTAAGTACTGGTTTGCTGAGTTTGTTAGAACAACACCtaaagtacacattaatacattttcatatAGGTTCACGATCATAtccataataaatataaatatgtag
The Sebastes fasciatus isolate fSebFas1 chromosome 7, fSebFas1.pri, whole genome shotgun sequence genome window above contains:
- the LOC141770489 gene encoding dehydrogenase/reductase SDR family member 13-like, producing MSTVCLLVTVGVVVGIAYIFRHVVVKGKRCTSKKRLDGKTVIVTGSNTGIGKTTAIDLAKRGARVILACRSKQRGEAALEEVKRESGSNQVVFMPLDLGSLKSVRSFAETFLKSEPRLDILINNAGVYLQGRTEDGLGMMFGVNHIGHFLLTNLLLDRLKECEPSRVVTVSSMAHNWGKIDFDCLNTHKALGLGTSSMEVFQVYSNSKLCNVVFTHELGKRLQGTKVTCYCLHPGAIKTELARNTGSVMQMLIKPMVVFFFKDTVQGSQTTLHCALEEGIEPFTGRYFSNCTVRDVYARAKDDAAAKKLWELSERLSGLA